The Armatimonadota bacterium region CCGCAGCCGGCGGATGGCTTCTTCCAGCAGGCGCGTATAGAGTTCAAAGCCGACGGCGGCCAGGTGCCCGTGCTGCTCGGGGCCCAGGAGGTTCCCGGCACCCCGGATCTCCAGGTCCCGCATGGCAAGCCGCAGGCCGCTGCTGAGCTCCGTGAACTCCCGCAGCGCCGCCAGGCGCTCCTGGGCCTCCGGGGTGAGCCGGGCGCCCCGGGGATAGAGGAAGTATGCGTAGGCCTGGCGGTCGGACCGGCCCACCCGGCCCCGCAGCTGGTACAGCTGCGCAAGCCCCAGTGTGTGGGCATCCTCCACCAGGAGGGTGTTCACGTTGGGCAGATCCAGCCCGATCTCGATGATGGTGGTGCACACGAGCACGTCGTACCTCCCGCCGAGGAAATCCAGCATCACCCGTTCGAGCCTCTGCTCCGGCATCTGCCCATGGGCCACCGCCACCCGGGCCTCCGGCACCAGGGCCTGGATGCGGCGGGCCGCGTGTTGGATGGTCTGCACCCGGTTGTGCACCACGTACACCTGTCCCCCTCGCTCCAGCTCCCGGCGGACAGCGGTCCGGACCAGTTCCTCGTCCCACTCCGCCACCACGGTGCGGATGGGAAGCCGCGCCTCCGGCGGGGTCTCCATCACGGAGAGGTCCCGCAACCCCACCAGGGCCATGTGGAGGGTGCGGGGGATGGGGGTGGCGGTGAGGGTGAGCACGTCCACGCTGGTCCGCAGCTGCTTGAGCCTCTCCTTGTGCACCACCCCGAATCGCTGCTCCTCGTCGATGATCACGAGCCCCAGGTCGTGGAACCGCACGTCCTTCTGCAGCAGCCGGTGGGTGCCGATCACCACATCCACCTCCCCGCTCGCCAGGGCCTCCAGGACCGCCTGGATTTCCCTCCGCGGCCGGAACCGGCTCAATAGCTCCACCCGGATGGGATAGGGCCGGAAGCGGCTGCTGAACACGTGGTAGTGCTGCTGGGCGAGCAGGGTGGTGGGCGCCAGCACCGCCACCTGCTTTCCGTCCATCACCGCCTTGAAGGCGGCCCGCACGGCCACCTCGGTCTTGCCGTAGCCCACGTCCCCCGCCACCAGACGATCCATGGGGCGGGGGGATTCCATATCCCGCTTCACGTCCTCGATGGCCTTCCGCTGGTCCGGGGTCTCCTCGTACTCGAAGGCGGCCTCCATCTCCCGCTGCCAGGGCCCATCGGGGGAGAAGGCGTGGCCCCGGATCGTCTCCCGCCGGGCATACAGTTCCAGGAGTTCCCGGGCGATCTGCTGGGTTGCCTCCCGGACCCGCCGCTTCTCCCGCTCCCATTCCCCGCTTCCCAGCCGGTGGATCTTCGGCTCGATCCCGTCCACCCCCACGTACCGCTGCACCAGGTCCACCTGGTCCGTGGGCACGTACAGCGCATCCCCTTCCGCGTACTCCAGGTGCAGGTAGTCGCGGGCAATGCCGTCCACGGTCTTGCGCACGATCCCCCGGAACCGGCCGATCCCGTGATGGACGTGCACCACAAGATCCCCCACCCGGAGGTCGGTCCAGGACCGCAGGAGTGCCCCCTCCTTCGCACGGCGGAACCGGCGGCGCCGGCGCCGCCAGCCCAGCACCTCCGCGTCCGTGATCACCACGAGACGCAGTTCCTCGATGCGAAACCCGTTCGAGAGAGAAGCGGGGACCACCACCACATGGCCCGGCTCCGGCACCCGAGCCGCATCCTCGACCACATGGGCCAGAAAGCCCTGGTCCGCGAGGATCTCCGAGAGACGGTAGGCCTGGGCGCTCGCCACCACCACCCGGTAGCCGGCCTGCTGCCACCGCCGCAGCTCCTGAGCCAACATCCCCACCTGTCCCGCGAGAGGATCCACGGTTCCGAACTCCAGCCTCACCCCGGGCCAGCCCTCCGGCGCCCCCCCAAACCCGCTGAGGGCAAGGGGCCGCAGCCGCCCCAAGCGCTGCAGGATCGCCTCCCACCCGAAGGCCCCATCCGCGGCCCGGCGTTCCAGCTCCGGCGGCTCGTCCAGGACCACGAGGGAGCCATCAGGCAGGAGATCCAGAAGGCACGCGTCCCCCGCGGGTTCCCGGGCGGGCGGGATCTCCGCGGAGGAGAGCCTCCGCTCGGACCGCTGGGTCTGGGGATCGAAGGCCCGGATGGATTCCACCACATCCCCGAACCACTCCACCCGGAGAGGCCGATCCGCATCAGGCGGGTAGACGTCCAGGATCCCGCCCCGCACCGCAAAGGTCCCGGGCCGCTCCACCAGTGCCACCCGTTCGTAGCCGCCGGCGGTGCAGAACTCCTCCACGGTCTCAAGGAGAATGCGCCCGCCTTCCCGGAGACCCAACAGGGAGCCGCGGAGGCGCTCCGGGGAGGGCACGGGGGCCGTAGCGGACCGGACGGGAACGAGGAACACGGCCGGCCGTCCCTCCGCGAGATCCCGGAGGGCCGGCAGCCGATCCCCCACGGCCTGAGGCCCCGTCCCCTCTGCCTCCAGGGGCGGAAGAGCCCGGAGGGACGGTTCGAGTTCCGGTGCGAAGGTCAGGAGGTCGTCCCCGAGGCGGTCCGCGTTCTCCCGGCTGGGCGCCAGGACCAGCACGGGCCTCCCGCCTTCGAGCACCTCCTCCCGGACCCACCCGGCGAGCACCAAGGCCTTCTGGGCCCCTACGGGCCCGGTGATCCAAACCTTCCCCATCTCCCGCAGGGCCCGGCGCGCGGCCGCGTGCGGGGACCAGGTGGAGATCAGCAAAGGGAGGACACGGAGTGGCATTCTTTTCCGCGTGTATCACTGTACCACGGCCGCGGGGCTCACTCCCCGGTGACCAGCACCGCGGAAGGTGTGGACTCCTGGCCCGTGGGACCCACGGCCAAGGCCACGAGGACGAGGCGGGCACCCCGAAAAAGGGGCGGGAACCGAAAGGCCTTCTCCCACTGCCCACCTGAATCCGCGAGGACCTCTCCCCCTCCGAGCCGGATGAGCACGGGGACGGCGCCGACCGTGGATTCGGAGAGGAGAGTCACCCGTACCCGATCCCCCGGTTCAGCCCGACCCCGGACCAGGAGGGGAGACCGAACCCGCTCCCCTCCCCGGGGTCGCTCCACCACGGGTGGGGCAGGAGGCCGGGCCGCGAGGATCACGCCCGCGGTCGCGGCCCGTACCACCCCTCCCCCCCGCCGCTTGAGGGTGACGCGAACCTGGCCGTTCCACAACCTGTCGCCTGGCTGAACCCTGTACGTCCCCACGTAGCGCCCGGACTCCAGCTCCCGCATGGGCACCTTCTCCCCCATCCCCTCGAGGGTGAAGGTCGCCTCACCCCCCGGCTCCCCGAGAACCCAGACGGTTAGAACCTCCCCTTCCCGGAGGGGGCGGGCGGGCTCGAAGGTCACCGCGCGGATGGCTCTGCCCCGGGTCTGAACCGAGAAGGACCACCGGTGCTCGACGGCGTTTTGTGCCCGATCCTCCACCCGCACCCGGACCTCCACCGGGCCCTCCGGAAGAGGGCGGAGGGGAGCGAACGCGAGGATCCCCGTTTCCGAGACGGCCTCCTGCACCACCTCTCCCGCCCGCAGAACCACGCGCACCTCCCGCACGCCGGATCCTGGGCCATCGTCCGCCACCACCAGGAGGTTCGGACGCTGGTTCGCCAGGAGGACCCCGCCCGGAGGGACGGCTACCACCAGCCGAGGAGGGATGGGGTCGAGCGTCACGGGAAGGGCAGATGGAACTACGGCGCTGGAAGCGGACCCAGAGGCGAGCCGGCCGAAAACCGGGGCCTCCGTGAGGTCGTCCTGGCGGCGCACGGTGTACGTGCCCACGTACTCCCCTGGGAGACGCTCCACCATGCTCAACCCCTGGGCCATATCCCCCAGGAAGAAGCGGGCCCGGACTCCCGGCGTCCCCCGGAGGACCACCGTGAGGACCTCTCCCGCCCGCAGGGGTCTGCGGGCGTCGTGGACGAGGGAGACCGCCACGGGGGCCGGACTCGCGGGATGCTCTCCGGGAGGCCGTCCGTACCCCCGGGGAGGAGACGGGGGGCGACTGGTGATAACCACCGTCCGGCTCGCCCCGTCCCACTCCACCACGGCTCCCAGAGCTTCGCTCACGAACCGGAGGGGCACCATGACCCGCCCCCGGATCACCGACACGGGAACGTCCAGGGGCGTGGGGCGGTCGTTTACCCACGCCACCGTACCTCCCACCACCAGCCGTACCGTCATGTCCCCCCGGCGGACGTGCACCGTCCGCGTGGCCTCCGCAAACCCCACCTCCGCCCCCAAGCGCTCGAAGATCTCCCGGAGAGGCACGAGCACACGGCCGGCCACCTCCACGGGAGGGACCTCCACGGCAAGGCGCTCCCCGTCCACCACCACCCGGATCTCGGAGGTCGGGGCCTGGGCCAGCAAAAGCACGGCAAGGGGGAGCAACGCCCACGCGCGGCGCATCCTCAGGGGTCCGCCAGGATCTCCTCCCATATCCGCTCCACCTGCTCGCGGGTCCGGTGCAAGGGTCCCTCGTTGTCCACCACCCACCGGGCCCGGCCGAGCTTCTCCTCCAGCGGTACCTGCGCCCGCAGCCGGGCCTCCGCTTCCTCCTCGCTCAGGCCGTCCCGGCTCATGAGGCGCCGCAGCTGGGTAGCGGGCGTGGCGTACACCACGATGGCGTCCAGCCGCTCGAACTCCGGCATGGGGACATCGAAGAGCAGGGGAAGGTCCACCACCACCACGGTCTGGGGCCGCAAGCCCGCCAATTCCCGCAGCCGCTCCCGGAGCCGGGCGAGGATCCTGGGGTGCAGGATGGCGTTGAGCCTCCGACGGGCCTCCGGATCCGAGAAGACGACGCCCGCGAGCTTCCGACGGTCGAGCCGGCCGTCCGGGGTGAGGAAGTCCCTCCCGAAGGCCTCCGCGATCTCGTCCAGGGCGGGTTGACCCGGCTCCACGACCTCCCGCGCCACCTGGTCTGCGTCCAGCACCTCCGCACCCAGGTTGCGCAACATGCGGGCCACCGTGCTCTTCCCGCTCGCCACCCCACCGGTGAGGGCCACCACCTTCACGGAGCGTCCTCGGGCTCCACGGACAGCTCGTAGTGCAGCAGGTGCTGGGCGGCCCCGTCGAAGTGGAAGCGGCCCCGAAACCGCCGGCCCGCCAGCAGGTGCGGGAGCCACAGCCGGTCGTCTGGCCACATCTCGTCGTACGGGAGCCGGTCGAGGGGAAACCACCGCAGTTCTCCCTCGTCCCCGGCCCGCATCTCCCCCACACAGGCGTCCGTCCAGTACACGTCCACGATCCAGTCCGGAAGCACGCCCCCGCCGAAGGTGAAGTGCAGCACACCCCGGTGCCGGAGGGAACCGACCCGGAGACCGGTCTCCTCGTAGGTCTCCCGCACCGCGGCCTCCCGGGGATCCTCTCCGGGCAACACCTTCCCGCCGGGCGCGTTCCACTTCCCCTCCCCCCACAGGCCTGCCGCCTTGCGGAGGAGGAGCACCTCCCCGTCCCGGACGATGTAGCACAGCACCGCGCGGATGGTCATACCGGCTCCAGGTCCCGCCAGTTCGGCCCGGCCCTGACCTCCACCTCCACGGGCACGTCCAGAGCCATGGCCCCTTGCATCGCCTCCCGCACGGCTCTGCCCAGCGCCTGTACCTCTTCCTGGGGGGCCTCGAAGACCAGCTCGTCGTGCACCTGAAGGATCATGTGGCTACGGGGGAAGTGGGGCAGGACCTCCCGGTGGATCCGGATCATGGCCAGCTTGATGAGGTCCGCCTGGGAGCCCTGGATGGGGGTGTTGAGCGCGGCCCGCTCCGCGGCTTCCCGCACGGAGCGGTTGCGGCTATTCAGATCCGGCAGGTACCGGCGGCGGCCGAGGAGAGTGGTCACGTACCCCCTCCGGCGGGCTTCCGCCACCGTGCGCTCCAGGTAAACCCGGACGCCCGGGAAGGTCTCGAAGTAGCGCTGGATGTACCGCTCCGCCTCCGCGGGGCTGCACCCGATCCGCTGCGCGAGGCCATAGGGGCTGATCCCGTACACGATGCCGTAGTTGATCACCTTGGCCACCCGGCGGTGCTCCGGCGTGAGCTGGTCGGGCGGTAGGCCGAAGACCTCGCTTCCGACCTCCGCGTGGATGTCCCGGCCCGCCCGGAACACCCCCTGCAGGGCCGCATCGCCTGAGACGTGCGCGAGGATGCGCAGCTCGATCTGGTTGTAGTCCGCGGAGAGCAGGGCTCTCCCCGGCTCCGCGATGAAGGCCCTGCGGATCTTCCGTCCCTCCTCCGTCCGGACGGGGATGTTCTGGAGGTTGGGGTCCTGGGAGCTGAGCCGACCCGTGGCCGTCCCCGTCTGGTTGAAGGTGGTGTGCACCCGGCCCGTGTGCGGGTTCACCAGCCTCGGGAGCACCTCCACGTACGTGGACAGGAGCTTGGAGAGCTCCCGGTGCTCCAGGATCTTCGCCACCACCTCGTGGTGGGCCGCCAGGGCCTCCAGGACCTCCGCGTCCGTGGAGTACCCGGTCTTCGTGCGTTTGAGGCGGGGCAGTCCCAGCTTCTCGAAGAGCACGAACCCGAGCTGCTTGGGCGAACTCAGGTTGAACTCCATACCCGCCAGGGCGTAGATCTCCTCCGCCAGGGCCCGCAACCGGGCCCGCAGCTCCCGGCCCAGTTCCTGGAGGTAGGGCACGTCCACCGCCACCCCCACCAGCTCCATCTCCGCCAGGACCTCCACCAGGGGCATCTCGATCTCCCAGTAGACCCGTTCCACCTCCCGCTCCCGCATGGCCTGCAGCAGGAGCGGCGGGAGACGCCGGAGCACGTCTGCCTCCTCGCACACCCGCCGCCACCGCTCCCCCAGCGGCAATCCCTGCGCTCCGTCTTCCGAAAGCCGCCACCGGATCTGCTCCCACGCCACGGTGCGGAGATCGTGCGCCCGCCGCCCGGGGTTGAGAAGGTAGGACGCGAGTCCCACATCGAAGGCAAAGCCCTGAGGCCGTAGCCCCATGCGCCTCAGGCGCACGAGGTCTGCCTTCACATCCGCGCTGATCTTGCGGACCCCTCCCTCCAGCACCGCGGCAACCCCCGGAGGGACGGGCCCCCTCACGGGCACGTACGTGGCTTCCCCGGGCCGCGCGCAGAGGGCCACCCCGGTCACGGCACCCTCCATGGGCTTCCCTTCCGGATCCAGGGCCACCGCCACCCACTCCGCGGGCCGTGGAGTCCAGTCCGGAGCCTGCGCGTAGCGGCCCGCCTCGTGGTGCACCGGGGCAAGTCCCAGACGGTCCAAGAGGCTCTTGAACTCCAGTTCCGCGAACACCTCGGCCACCTCCCGCGGGTCGTATGGCCGCACCCGCAGGTCCTCCCAGTCCACCCGCAGGGGGACATCGCGCACGAGGAGCGCAAGCCGCTTGCTGTGCAGGACTTGCTCCCTGGCCTGCCTCAGGCGCTCCCGGAGGTTGGGGGGGACCTCCTCGAGCCGTTCCAGGAGCTCCTCGACGCTTCCGAACCGCTGCACCAACCGTGCCGCGGTCACCTCTCCCACCCCGGGGACGCCGGGCAGATTGTCCGAGGGGTCCCCGCACAGGGCCTTGAGGTCCGCCAGCCGCGCGGGCTGCACCCCGAAGCGTTCCCGCACCCGGGCTCCGTCGTAGACCGTGGTCTCCGTGAGGCCGCGGCTTGTGACCATCACCTTCGTCCGCTCCGTGACCACCTGCAGGAGATCCAGGTCCCCCGTAACCACCAGGACCTCGAACCCCGCGGCCTCCGCGTGGTGCGCCAGGGTGGCGATCACGTCGTCTGCCTCGTAACCCTCCACCTCGAACACGGGCACGCGAAAGGCCTGGCACACCCGTCGGACGAGGTGGATCTGCGGCCGCAGATCATCTGGCATCTGGGGCCGGGTGGCCTTGTAGGGCCGGTAGGTCGCGTGCCGGAAAGTGGGAGCGGGACGGTCGAAGGCCGCGGCGAGGTGGGTGGGGCGCTCTTCCTCCAGGACCTTGAGGAGCATGGTGGTGAAGCCGTACACGGCGTTGGTGGGGCGGCCGTCACGGGTGGTGAGGTACGGGAGGGCATAGAAGGCCCGGTACACGAGGCCGCTGGCGTCCAGCACCACCAGCTTCAACCCTCACTCCTCCCACACGGTCCCCGGACCCAGAAGCCGCTCCAGCTCCTCCAGGAACGCCCCGTCCCCGGGCACACCCTGCCGGAGACGGTGGATGCTCTCACCCTGCGCGGTGAGGACGTGCGCGTAGGCCGGCCGCGGACCTGGCCGTGCCGCCAGGAACTCCACCAGCTGCAGCATCTCTTCCGCGCTGGCAATCCGGACGTGCAGGGCCCGGGGGCCATCGGGCCGGCCGTTGGTCTCCGGATCCCCCTCCACGGGCAGCACCTCCTCCGCCAGCACCCGGGGCCGTCCCTCCTGGGCCTCCACCCGGCCCCGAACCACCACCACCGCCTCCGGCCGCAGCAGTTCCCGGCACCGCTCGTAGGTCTTGGGCCACACCACCACCTCCGCGGAGCCCGTGAGGTCCTCCAGGATCGCCTGGGCCCAGCGGCTGCCGGTGGCCCGCGAGACCTTCTCCCGCACGCCCGTGAGCATCCCCCCACACACCACGGCCTCCCCGTCCGCCAGGCTCCCCAGCTCCGCGATGCGGTGGCGCACGTGGCGGTCCAGCCGGCTCTGCCAGCTGCGAAGGGGATGGTCCGTGAGATACAGCCCTAAGGTCTCCCGCTCCATGCTCAGCAGCTGCTGCCGGTCCAGGGGCGCCACCTCCGGAAGCGGCGGGGCCTCCTCCTCGAAGGCGAACAGCCCCGTCTGGCTGGCCTTCGCCCGCTGCCGACGGCTGCCGTATTCCAGGGCACCGTCGAGGGCGGCCAGCAGCCGGGCCCGGTCCCCCAGGGAGTCCAGGGCCCCTGCCTTGATCAGGCTCTCGACCACCCGGCGGGTCACCACCCGCCCGTCCACGCGGGCACAGAAATCGAAGAGGGATCGGAAAGGGCCTGAAGCGCGTACCTGGACGATGTGCTCCGTGGCAGCACTGCCCACGTTCTTGATGGAGCCGAGACCGAACCGGATGGTGCGGTCGTCCACCACGGTGAAGTCCACATCGCTCTGGTTGATGTCCGGCGGCAGAACCTCCATTCCCATGCGCCGGCACTCCTCCACGTCCAGGGCGATCCGCTCCAGGTTGCCGCTGTCCGCGCTGAGGACCGCGGTCATGTACTCCGCGGGGTAGTTGGCCTTGAGGTAGGCGGTGTAGTAGGCGATGAGGCCGTAGCAGGCCGCGTGGGCCCGATTGAACCCGTAGCGGGCAAAGGGCTCGAACTGCTCGAACACCTTGTCCACGATCTCCTTGGGGATCCCCCGCGCCCGGGCGCCCCGCTCGAACTTCTCCCGCTGGGCCAGCAGCTTATCCTTGATCTTCTTGCGGATGGCGTAGCACAGCACGTCCGCCTCCGCGAGGGTGTAGCCCGCCATGGCCTGGGCCACCGTCATCACGTCCTCCTGGTACACCAGGACCCCGTAGGTCTCCCGGAGCACAGGTTCCAGGACGGGGTGAAGGTAAGTGACGGGCTCCCGGCCGTGCTTGCGACGGATGTAGACGGGGATGTTGGCCATGGGGCCCGGACGGAACAGGGCCACCATGGCCATGATGTCCTGGATGCTGCTCGGCCGCAGTTCCTGCAGGTAGCGGCGCATCCCCGCGGACTCCAGCTGGAACACCCCCACCGTCTCCCCCCGGCTCAGGAGTTCGTACGTCTTCGGGTCATCGAGGGGGATCTGCCGGAGATCCAACCGCACGCCCCGCCGCCGCTCGATGATCCGCAGGGCCGTGTCCAGGATGGTGAGGTTGGTGAGGCCCAGGAAGTCGAACTTCACGAGCCCGATCTCCGCCACGCTCGTCATGTCGTACTGGGTCATGATGGCGCCGTCCTTGCCCCGGGTGAGGGGAACGTGGTCCGTGAGGGGGTCGCGGGAGATGATGACGCCGGCCGCGTGCGTGCTGGCGTTCCGGGCCACCCCCTCCAGCTTCCTCGCCAGCTCCAGCAATCGCGCCACCCGCCCGTCTTCCTGCCCGAGCCGGCGCAGCTCCGGGTCCTGCTCCAGGGCCTGCTCCAGGGTGAGGTGGGGGGGAACGCGCTTGGCGATGCGGTCCACCTCCCCGTAGCTCATGCCCAGCACCCGCCCCA contains the following coding sequences:
- the mfd gene encoding transcription-repair coupling factor, encoding MPLRVLPLLISTWSPHAAARRALREMGKVWITGPVGAQKALVLAGWVREEVLEGGRPVLVLAPSRENADRLGDDLLTFAPELEPSLRALPPLEAEGTGPQAVGDRLPALRDLAEGRPAVFLVPVRSATAPVPSPERLRGSLLGLREGGRILLETVEEFCTAGGYERVALVERPGTFAVRGGILDVYPPDADRPLRVEWFGDVVESIRAFDPQTQRSERRLSSAEIPPAREPAGDACLLDLLPDGSLVVLDEPPELERRAADGAFGWEAILQRLGRLRPLALSGFGGAPEGWPGVRLEFGTVDPLAGQVGMLAQELRRWQQAGYRVVVASAQAYRLSEILADQGFLAHVVEDAARVPEPGHVVVVPASLSNGFRIEELRLVVITDAEVLGWRRRRRRFRRAKEGALLRSWTDLRVGDLVVHVHHGIGRFRGIVRKTVDGIARDYLHLEYAEGDALYVPTDQVDLVQRYVGVDGIEPKIHRLGSGEWEREKRRVREATQQIARELLELYARRETIRGHAFSPDGPWQREMEAAFEYEETPDQRKAIEDVKRDMESPRPMDRLVAGDVGYGKTEVAVRAAFKAVMDGKQVAVLAPTTLLAQQHYHVFSSRFRPYPIRVELLSRFRPRREIQAVLEALASGEVDVVIGTHRLLQKDVRFHDLGLVIIDEEQRFGVVHKERLKQLRTSVDVLTLTATPIPRTLHMALVGLRDLSVMETPPEARLPIRTVVAEWDEELVRTAVRRELERGGQVYVVHNRVQTIQHAARRIQALVPEARVAVAHGQMPEQRLERVMLDFLGGRYDVLVCTTIIEIGLDLPNVNTLLVEDAHTLGLAQLYQLRGRVGRSDRQAYAYFLYPRGARLTPEAQERLAALREFTELSSGLRLAMRDLEIRGAGNLLGPEQHGHLAAVGFELYTRLLEEAIRRLRGEFVEEAPDPVVDLRVSAYLPGEYIPEEAQRLSVYRRLAALRSGEEAAELREELQDRYGPPPGPVQNLVEIAVLRERARALGIGAITQRPDGVLLRFRIPLGEQEKTWLRLEYRRRVQTVPEGLLVRCGPEEALRWIREVLDSLAHLRRREPAEAPPR
- a CDS encoding copper amine oxidase N-terminal domain-containing protein, whose product is MRRAWALLPLAVLLLAQAPTSEIRVVVDGERLAVEVPPVEVAGRVLVPLREIFERLGAEVGFAEATRTVHVRRGDMTVRLVVGGTVAWVNDRPTPLDVPVSVIRGRVMVPLRFVSEALGAVVEWDGASRTVVITSRPPSPPRGYGRPPGEHPASPAPVAVSLVHDARRPLRAGEVLTVVLRGTPGVRARFFLGDMAQGLSMVERLPGEYVGTYTVRRQDDLTEAPVFGRLASGSASSAVVPSALPVTLDPIPPRLVVAVPPGGVLLANQRPNLLVVADDGPGSGVREVRVVLRAGEVVQEAVSETGILAFAPLRPLPEGPVEVRVRVEDRAQNAVEHRWSFSVQTRGRAIRAVTFEPARPLREGEVLTVWVLGEPGGEATFTLEGMGEKVPMRELESGRYVGTYRVQPGDRLWNGQVRVTLKRRGGGVVRAATAGVILAARPPAPPVVERPRGGERVRSPLLVRGRAEPGDRVRVTLLSESTVGAVPVLIRLGGGEVLADSGGQWEKAFRFPPLFRGARLVLVALAVGPTGQESTPSAVLVTGE
- the coaE gene encoding dephospho-CoA kinase (Dephospho-CoA kinase (CoaE) performs the final step in coenzyme A biosynthesis.) produces the protein MKVVALTGGVASGKSTVARMLRNLGAEVLDADQVAREVVEPGQPALDEIAEAFGRDFLTPDGRLDRRKLAGVVFSDPEARRRLNAILHPRILARLRERLRELAGLRPQTVVVVDLPLLFDVPMPEFERLDAIVVYATPATQLRRLMSRDGLSEEEAEARLRAQVPLEEKLGRARWVVDNEGPLHRTREQVERIWEEILADP
- a CDS encoding 8-oxo-dGTP diphosphatase; this translates as MTIRAVLCYIVRDGEVLLLRKAAGLWGEGKWNAPGGKVLPGEDPREAAVRETYEETGLRVGSLRHRGVLHFTFGGGVLPDWIVDVYWTDACVGEMRAGDEGELRWFPLDRLPYDEMWPDDRLWLPHLLAGRRFRGRFHFDGAAQHLLHYELSVEPEDAP
- the polA gene encoding DNA polymerase I, giving the protein MVLDASGLVYRAFYALPYLTTRDGRPTNAVYGFTTMLLKVLEEERPTHLAAAFDRPAPTFRHATYRPYKATRPQMPDDLRPQIHLVRRVCQAFRVPVFEVEGYEADDVIATLAHHAEAAGFEVLVVTGDLDLLQVVTERTKVMVTSRGLTETTVYDGARVRERFGVQPARLADLKALCGDPSDNLPGVPGVGEVTAARLVQRFGSVEELLERLEEVPPNLRERLRQAREQVLHSKRLALLVRDVPLRVDWEDLRVRPYDPREVAEVFAELEFKSLLDRLGLAPVHHEAGRYAQAPDWTPRPAEWVAVALDPEGKPMEGAVTGVALCARPGEATYVPVRGPVPPGVAAVLEGGVRKISADVKADLVRLRRMGLRPQGFAFDVGLASYLLNPGRRAHDLRTVAWEQIRWRLSEDGAQGLPLGERWRRVCEEADVLRRLPPLLLQAMREREVERVYWEIEMPLVEVLAEMELVGVAVDVPYLQELGRELRARLRALAEEIYALAGMEFNLSSPKQLGFVLFEKLGLPRLKRTKTGYSTDAEVLEALAAHHEVVAKILEHRELSKLLSTYVEVLPRLVNPHTGRVHTTFNQTGTATGRLSSQDPNLQNIPVRTEEGRKIRRAFIAEPGRALLSADYNQIELRILAHVSGDAALQGVFRAGRDIHAEVGSEVFGLPPDQLTPEHRRVAKVINYGIVYGISPYGLAQRIGCSPAEAERYIQRYFETFPGVRVYLERTVAEARRRGYVTTLLGRRRYLPDLNSRNRSVREAAERAALNTPIQGSQADLIKLAMIRIHREVLPHFPRSHMILQVHDELVFEAPQEEVQALGRAVREAMQGAMALDVPVEVEVRAGPNWRDLEPV
- a CDS encoding DNA polymerase III subunit alpha, yielding MSAFVHLHVHSEYSLLDGYSRIEPLLRRGAELGMPAMALTDHGALYGAIEFYRTARELGIKPILGVEAYVAARRHTDRDPKLDASSFHLTLLAEDNEGYRNLIQLVTRAHLEGFYYRPRIDRELLGRYRKGLIGLSGCLQAEIPQKLLQGDYRGALELAATYRDLFGPENFYIEVQNQGLPEQRRILPDLVRIARELGLRLVATNDVHYVMPEDAEAQDVLMCIQMNKTLQDADRPRMGDVPAFYLKSPEEMRQAFPDLPEALRTTLEIAERCSVEIELNVPKLPDFPVPEGFTPQSYLRHLCEEGLRRLYPQITPEIRERLEYELGVIEQMGYAPYFLIVQDFVNFARRNGILTTVRGSAAGSLVLYACGVTDVDPIAYKLPFDRFLNLERYTLPDIDVDFMDTRRDEVIRYVMEKYGADRVAHIITFGTMKARQAVRDVGRVLGMSYGEVDRIAKRVPPHLTLEQALEQDPELRRLGQEDGRVARLLELARKLEGVARNASTHAAGVIISRDPLTDHVPLTRGKDGAIMTQYDMTSVAEIGLVKFDFLGLTNLTILDTALRIIERRRGVRLDLRQIPLDDPKTYELLSRGETVGVFQLESAGMRRYLQELRPSSIQDIMAMVALFRPGPMANIPVYIRRKHGREPVTYLHPVLEPVLRETYGVLVYQEDVMTVAQAMAGYTLAEADVLCYAIRKKIKDKLLAQREKFERGARARGIPKEIVDKVFEQFEPFARYGFNRAHAACYGLIAYYTAYLKANYPAEYMTAVLSADSGNLERIALDVEECRRMGMEVLPPDINQSDVDFTVVDDRTIRFGLGSIKNVGSAATEHIVQVRASGPFRSLFDFCARVDGRVVTRRVVESLIKAGALDSLGDRARLLAALDGALEYGSRRQRAKASQTGLFAFEEEAPPLPEVAPLDRQQLLSMERETLGLYLTDHPLRSWQSRLDRHVRHRIAELGSLADGEAVVCGGMLTGVREKVSRATGSRWAQAILEDLTGSAEVVVWPKTYERCRELLRPEAVVVVRGRVEAQEGRPRVLAEEVLPVEGDPETNGRPDGPRALHVRIASAEEMLQLVEFLAARPGPRPAYAHVLTAQGESIHRLRQGVPGDGAFLEELERLLGPGTVWEE